One genomic segment of Ricinus communis isolate WT05 ecotype wild-type chromosome 5, ASM1957865v1, whole genome shotgun sequence includes these proteins:
- the LOC8272298 gene encoding U-box domain-containing protein 21, with amino-acid sequence MMSTWRKRRAAYRARKERLEVENGDMELAIPNHFRCPISLDLMKDPVTLSTGITYDRQSIEKWIEGGNVTCPITAQVLRSLDPIPNHTIRKMIQDWCVDNKSFGIERIPTPRIPVSSVEALEIQSRITASCNQGDRVGCRNLVAKIKTLLKESERNKRCILSNGTASVLSAAFEVFSRASSFSENAAVLEEILSCLTLMFPLDVEAKGYLGSSASMNCLVWFLKGGVLSGRRNAVLVLKELVSLDQRKVEALSGIEGGAEALFKLIKEPICPTATKASLVIIYNMAMSTPTNARVISSFVDMGIVSLLMEMLVDTEKSICEKALGVLDGICCSDQGREKAYDHSLTIPVLVKKIHRVSELATEFSVSILWKLCKNEKRKEGNVLPEALQVGAFQKLLLLLQVGCGERTKEKATELLKLLNPYRERLECIDSSDLKDLKRPF; translated from the coding sequence ATGATGTCTACATGGAGGAAGAGAAGGGCGGCCTACCGTGCCAGGAAGGAGCGGCTAGAGGTTGAAAATGGCGATATGGAGCTAGCCATACCCAATCATTTTCGCTGCCCAATATCGTTGGATTTGATGAAAGATCCGGTGACTCTATCAACTGGGATTACTTATGATCGCCAGAGTATTGAGAAGTGGATCGAGGGTGGGAATGTTACCTGTCCTATTACAGCTCAGGTTTTGAGGAGTCTTGATCCTATACCGAATCATACCATACGTAAAATGATTCAAGATTGGTGTGTGGACAATAAGTCTTTTGGGATTGAAAGGATTCCTACACCTAGAATCCCTGTAAGTTCTGTGGAGGCTTTGGAGATTCAGTCAAGGATTACAGCTTCTTGTAATCAAGGTGATCGAGTTGGGTGCAGAAATTTGGTGGCGAAGATCAAGACGTTGTTGAAGGAAAGTGAAAGAAACAAGAGATGCATTTTGAGTAATGGTACAGCTAGTGTATTATCAGCTGCTTTTGAAGTCTTTTCAAGAGCATCATCTTTCAGCGAAAACGCTGCGGTATTGGAGGAAATTTTGTCATGTTTGACATTAATGTTTCCTCTTGATGTTGAGGCTAAGGGCTACCTTGGATCGTCTGCATCTATGAATTGCTTAGTGTGGTTCCTGAAGGGCGGAGTTTTGTCTGGAAGAAGAAACGCAGTTTTGGTGCTTAAAGAACTTGTTTCGTTGGACCAAAGGAAAGTGGAGGCTTTATCAGGTATTGAAGGAGGTGCAGAAGCATTGTTTAAGCTGATTAAGGAACCCATTTGCCCTACTGCTACAAAAGCTTCATTGGTGATCATTTACAACATGGCCATGTCAACTCCTACAAATGCCAGAGTCATTTCAAGTTTTGTAGATATGGGTATAGTCTCACTTCTGATGGAAATGCTTGTAGATACCGAAAAGAGCATTTGCGAAAAGGCGCTAGGCGTTCTCGATGGAATCTGTTGCAGTGATCAGGGGAGAGAGAAAGCTTATGATCATTCTCTAACAATCCCAGTTCTTGTCAAAAAGATACACAGAGTTTCAGAATTGGCAACAGAATTTTCTGTCTCCATACTGTGGAAGCTTTGCAAGAATGAGAAGAGGAAGGAGGGAAATGTTCTTCCTGAAGCGCTTCAAGTGGGTGCTTTTCAGAAGCTATTGCTGCTGCTGCAAGTTGGTTGTGGTGAGAGAACAAAGGAGAAAGCAACTGAACTGTTGAAGCTGCTGAATCCTTATAGAGAGAGACTGGAGTGTATTGATTCTTCAGATTTGAAGGACCTCAAAAGGCCATTTTGA